A single genomic interval of Lewinellaceae bacterium harbors:
- a CDS encoding NAD(P)-binding protein — protein sequence MIPLKDLTTPIDLGDHAKGTGQRRTQRPVYTDSLPPCNQACPAGENIQAWLALAQEGQNEEAWQELVTNNPFPAIHGRVCYHPCEDGCNRKQMDTSVSIHSVERFLGDLAIEKNWQVRYQPQPGGKRVLVIGAGPSGLSAAYHLARLGHEVEIFEAGPLAGGMMHFGIPAYRLPRNIISAEVDRIRNMGVKIHLNRKVEDVVQAKREGNFDAVFVAVGAHLGKKTNIPARDAGQILDAVSFLKDVEMGNTPKLGRRVAIYGGGNTAMDAARIAKRIGVDEAMIIYRRDREHMPAHDFEADEALSEGVKIHWLRTIKDINQSTFTVEVMRVENGRPVPTGEYETLEADALILALGQDTDTDFLRLVPGIEFKDDGTVIVGPDMMTGAEGIFAGGDMVPSERTVTIAVGHGKKAARFMDGYLRRKPYVPAPKHPVVGFDNLHVWYQTFAPAQEQPHLEPDQAIASFDEVVAGLTPDEARYEAQRCLSCGNCFECDGCYGACPEDAIIKLGPGKRYRYNYDLCTGCAVCFEQCPCHAIEMVPEPDSSTL from the coding sequence ATGATTCCTCTGAAAGATTTAACCACCCCAATTGACTTGGGGGATCACGCGAAAGGTACAGGCCAAAGGCGTACCCAACGTCCTGTTTATACCGATTCTCTGCCACCATGTAATCAGGCATGCCCAGCCGGTGAAAACATACAGGCCTGGCTGGCATTGGCCCAGGAAGGCCAGAACGAAGAAGCATGGCAGGAGCTGGTAACCAACAATCCATTCCCTGCAATTCATGGCAGGGTCTGCTATCACCCCTGTGAAGACGGTTGCAACCGCAAACAAATGGATACCTCGGTGTCCATCCATTCGGTTGAGCGGTTTCTGGGTGACCTGGCTATTGAAAAAAATTGGCAGGTCAGGTATCAGCCCCAACCGGGAGGTAAACGAGTGCTGGTGATCGGAGCAGGCCCCAGCGGGTTGTCGGCAGCTTATCATTTGGCTCGACTGGGACACGAGGTTGAAATATTTGAAGCAGGGCCATTGGCCGGAGGAATGATGCATTTCGGAATTCCCGCCTACCGCCTGCCGCGTAACATCATTTCAGCTGAAGTCGACCGTATCAGAAACATGGGTGTCAAGATCCATTTGAATCGCAAGGTTGAGGATGTGGTACAGGCCAAACGGGAGGGTAACTTCGATGCTGTTTTTGTTGCAGTAGGTGCGCACCTAGGTAAAAAGACCAATATTCCGGCGCGTGACGCCGGACAAATTCTGGATGCCGTTTCCTTCCTGAAAGACGTCGAGATGGGGAATACGCCCAAGCTTGGCCGCCGGGTAGCCATTTATGGAGGTGGTAATACCGCCATGGATGCAGCCAGAATTGCCAAGCGTATCGGAGTGGATGAAGCGATGATCATCTATCGCCGCGACCGTGAACACATGCCAGCGCATGATTTTGAAGCCGACGAAGCTCTTTCTGAAGGGGTAAAGATCCACTGGTTGCGTACCATCAAGGACATCAATCAGTCGACTTTTACCGTCGAAGTGATGCGGGTTGAAAATGGCCGGCCGGTACCCACTGGTGAATACGAAACCCTGGAAGCCGATGCGCTGATTCTTGCTCTGGGACAAGATACCGATACCGACTTTCTGCGACTGGTTCCCGGCATCGAATTTAAGGATGACGGCACCGTCATTGTTGGACCGGATATGATGACCGGAGCCGAAGGGATCTTTGCCGGCGGAGATATGGTTCCCAGCGAACGAACGGTGACAATTGCCGTTGGACACGGCAAGAAAGCCGCCCGGTTTATGGATGGCTATCTGCGTCGTAAGCCGTATGTGCCTGCTCCCAAGCATCCGGTGGTAGGCTTCGACAATCTCCATGTTTGGTACCAGACATTTGCGCCCGCTCAGGAGCAGCCTCATCTGGAACCGGATCAGGCGATCGCAAGTTTTGATGAGGTCGTGGCCGGATTGACACCCGATGAAGCCCGCTATGAAGCACAGCGCTGTCTGTCCTGTGGCAACTGTTTCGAATGCGACGGCTGCTATGGCGCATGCCCGGAAGACGCTATTATCAAATTGGGTCCCGGAAAACGTTACCGGTATAATTACGATCTGTGTACCGGTTGCGCCGTCTGTTTTGAGCAGTGTCCCTGCCACGCCATTGAAATGGTTCCTGAACCGGATTCCTCAACCTTATAA
- a CDS encoding amidohydrolase family protein, producing the protein MDTLPLPEKLLLDKYRPTTIYNIPHTEIAQARYPVIDLHSHPYAKTADEVDAWVKTMDEVGLDKAVIMTYQTGPAFDSLVQLYNTYPNRFILFCGFDYSGYDKLSFGPAAVAELERCVAMGAKGVGELGDKGKGLFYSKPTPAWGMHIDDPRMDPLIQRCGELNIPISIHVAEPLWMYEPMDSTNDGLMNAYTWRLDDQRDILDHAEMIETLERAVQKHPETRFIACHYANCSYDLTILGRLFDRYPNLYADIGARYAETATIPRYAHAFFNQYDDRLLYGTDMGNSPAMYRLTFRILETDDEHFYYHDYFTYHWPLNGYNLSDEVLKKVYRDNALKLFGPQ; encoded by the coding sequence ATGGACACACTCCCACTGCCGGAGAAACTTCTGCTGGACAAGTATCGTCCCACTACTATTTACAACATTCCCCACACCGAAATTGCCCAGGCCCGTTATCCGGTCATTGACCTGCATAGTCATCCCTATGCAAAAACGGCGGATGAGGTGGATGCCTGGGTCAAGACCATGGATGAAGTTGGACTGGACAAGGCTGTGATCATGACTTATCAAACCGGCCCGGCGTTCGATTCGCTTGTTCAATTGTACAATACATACCCAAACCGGTTTATCCTGTTTTGTGGATTTGACTATTCCGGGTACGATAAATTAAGCTTTGGACCAGCTGCTGTCGCAGAGCTGGAAAGGTGTGTTGCAATGGGTGCCAAAGGTGTTGGCGAACTGGGGGACAAAGGAAAAGGGTTATTTTATTCCAAACCAACCCCGGCATGGGGTATGCATATCGATGACCCCAGAATGGATCCTCTGATCCAACGGTGCGGTGAATTAAACATACCCATATCCATTCATGTGGCAGAACCGTTGTGGATGTACGAACCAATGGATTCTACCAATGATGGCCTGATGAATGCCTACACCTGGCGATTGGATGACCAGCGTGATATCCTCGATCATGCCGAAATGATCGAGACCCTGGAAAGAGCCGTCCAGAAGCACCCGGAAACGAGATTTATCGCCTGCCATTATGCCAATTGCAGCTACGACCTGACCATATTAGGCCGCCTGTTTGACCGCTACCCCAACCTGTACGCCGATATCGGAGCCCGCTATGCCGAGACGGCCACGATACCCCGCTATGCGCACGCATTTTTCAACCAGTACGATGATCGTCTGCTCTATGGTACCGACATGGGTAATAGTCCGGCAATGTACCGCCTGACTTTCCGCATTCTGGAGACGGATGATGAGCATTTTTATTACCACGACTACTTTACCTACCACTGGCCTCTCAATGGCTACAACCTTAGCGATGAGGTCCTGAAAAAAGTCTATCGGGATAATGCTTTAAAATTATTTGGACCACAGTAA
- a CDS encoding tetratricopeptide repeat protein, translated as MTSGWTIKAWLTGVLILVLMLRGTSQEPGQLLASADAAFQSGDYSTAIESYQNLIGEGYRQAEIYYNLGNCYSAKGDRGHAVINYERALRLDPHNRDTRHNLALISKPVEDAITVLPAFFLTRWLQAIANLASVTSWAWWTILFAWLCLGSVIAYIWFYHRISRAITGPLVIASLAIVLVCASMGWYRNHLLHDHSIAVVIKDQTEFKYAPEDNSETIHSLLAGTRLELVDTISNWYKVILTNKDEGWIEKSNVEQL; from the coding sequence ATGACCTCGGGATGGACAATTAAGGCATGGTTGACTGGTGTACTGATACTGGTATTGATGCTACGGGGTACAAGCCAGGAACCTGGGCAGCTCCTCGCCAGTGCTGATGCCGCATTTCAGTCCGGGGATTACTCTACGGCCATTGAATCTTATCAGAACCTGATCGGCGAGGGTTACCGGCAAGCTGAAATCTATTACAATCTGGGTAATTGTTATTCGGCAAAGGGAGACCGCGGGCATGCGGTGATCAACTATGAACGGGCATTACGGCTGGATCCCCACAACCGGGATACGCGACACAATCTGGCGTTGATCTCCAAGCCGGTTGAAGATGCGATAACCGTATTGCCGGCATTTTTTCTTACCCGCTGGCTCCAGGCGATAGCCAACCTGGCTTCAGTGACTTCCTGGGCTTGGTGGACCATTTTATTTGCCTGGCTTTGCCTGGGATCGGTGATTGCTTACATCTGGTTTTATCACCGGATCTCCCGGGCCATTACGGGTCCTTTGGTGATCGCTTCATTGGCGATTGTCCTGGTTTGTGCAAGTATGGGCTGGTATCGGAACCATCTGTTGCACGATCATTCCATTGCGGTAGTGATCAAAGATCAAACCGAATTCAAATATGCTCCGGAGGATAATAGTGAAACCATTCACTCCCTTTTGGCGGGAACCCGGCTGGAGCTGGTGGATACCATCAGCAACTGGTATAAAGTGATCCTTACCAACAAGGATGAAGGCTGGATCGAAAAGTCAAATGTAGAGCAGCTGTGA
- a CDS encoding YdeI/OmpD-associated family protein, with amino-acid sequence MIEPLFFASKEAFLEFLSNWGGQDELWIGFQKVHTGIPSLHYPELVDVCLCLGWIDGKRMSIDENQWMIRITPRRPGSVWSQVNLKRYAELDSSGHVLDEGKAAFGVRTEEINPRQSYLNGEVDLDADYLDAIKTNTAAWSYYQKLTKSRKATCVLWIMSARQESTRRRRLDQFIEYSAAGRMIPALQR; translated from the coding sequence GTGATTGAACCATTGTTCTTTGCCTCCAAAGAAGCTTTTTTAGAGTTTTTATCCAATTGGGGTGGCCAGGATGAGCTCTGGATAGGATTTCAAAAAGTTCATACCGGCATCCCATCTTTGCATTACCCGGAATTGGTAGATGTTTGTCTTTGCCTGGGGTGGATTGATGGAAAAAGGATGAGCATCGATGAGAATCAGTGGATGATCCGGATCACCCCACGACGACCTGGCAGTGTTTGGAGCCAGGTAAACCTAAAACGCTATGCAGAACTGGATTCCTCAGGCCATGTCCTGGATGAAGGAAAAGCTGCATTCGGCGTGCGTACCGAGGAAATAAACCCCCGGCAATCGTACCTGAATGGGGAGGTGGACCTGGATGCCGATTACCTGGATGCAATCAAAACCAATACTGCTGCCTGGTCCTATTATCAAAAACTGACGAAATCCAGGAAAGCCACTTGTGTACTTTGGATCATGAGCGCCAGACAGGAAAGTACCCGCCGCCGCAGGCTGGACCAGTTTATCGAATATAGTGCAGCAGGAAGGATGATTCCTGCGCTCCAGCGGTAG